One segment of Malassezia restricta chromosome V, complete sequence DNA contains the following:
- a CDS encoding ubiquitin carboxyl-terminal hydrolase 22/27/51 has product MNDARTPHSESLPCVCRMPRGLRNMGATCFLNVILQAFLHNPLLRNYFLSDRHNAALCSLGRDCLACEMDKLYKEFFGASDTQGPYGPTSFLFAIWMDVSSAELSQAGQHDAHEMFISALNGIHNALTAHALERTKLPPCPWTDDRHLELLSEHADDHTPVPKPAVDHVAMCPCVIHRTFCGILQSSVTCQSCQLSTHTHEPFLDVSLQVHAPGDTDESKKKRHDPKKQKQSIEAPAQTLHASLLRYCAPEQLPEASYRCSHCQKSARATKQLRLFQLPPVLCIQLKRYEHGLSATKVDTRVQFPFVLDVHECCAHTAHGDESLDPYAYAYDLFTVVVHEGTLTSGHYTNYSKWRGLWYRYDDDKVTRVSTHQVLEARAYQLFYLRRRLWNQPGHGIYTNS; this is encoded by the coding sequence CCTCAACGTGATCTTGCAGGCCTTCCTGCACAACCCCCTCCTCCGCAACTACTTCCTGAGCGACAGGCACAACGCAGCGCTCTGCTCGCTCGGCCGCGACTGCCTGGCCTGCGAGATGGACAAGCTGTACAAAGAGTTCTTCGGCGCGTCCGACACGCAGGGCCCGTACGGACCCACGTCCTTCCTCTTCGCCATTTGGATGGACGTGTCGTCCGCCGAACTATCCCAGGCAGggcagcacgacgctcacGAAATGTTCATCAGCGCTCTCAACGGCATCCACAACGCCCTGACGGCCCACGCCCTCGAACGCACCAAGCTGCCCCCCTGCCCATGGACGGACGACCGCCatctcgagctgctcagcgaGCACGCCGACGACCACACACCCGTGCCCAAGCCTGCCGTGGATCACGTCGCCATGTGCCCCTGCGTCATTCACCGCACCTTCTGCGGGATCCTGCAAAGCAGCGTAACGTGTCAATCGTGCCAGCTCTCCACCCACACCCACGAGCCGTTCCTGGACGTCAGCTTGCAGGTACACGCTCCCGGAGACACGGACGAGTCGAAAAAAAAGCGCCACGACCCCAAGAAACAGAAACAAAGCATCGAGGCCCCGGCACAGACACTCCATGCAAGTCTGCTGCGGTACTGCGCCCCAGAACAACTGCCCGAGGCCTCGTACCGATGCAGCCACTGCCAAAAGAGCGCAAGAGCCAccaagcagctgcgcctgttcCAGCTGCCACCCGTCCTTTGCATCCAGCTCAAGCGCTACGAACACGGCCTCAGTGCGACCAAAGTCGATACCCGCGTCCAGTTCCCCTTCGTGCTGGATGTACACGAGTGCTGCGCACACACCGCCCACGGAGACGAATCACTCGATCCGTACGCGTACGCCTACGACCTGTTCAccgtcgtcgtgcacgaAGGCACACTCACGTCAGGTCACTATACCAACTACTCCAAATGGCGCGGCTTGTGGTACCGctacgacgacgacaaaGTGACGCGCGTGTCAACCCACCAGGTCCTCGAAGCGCGTGCCTACCAATTGTTCTAccttcgtcgtcgcttATGGAACCAACCAGGCCACGGCATCTATACAAACTCATAG